aaaaattttgcgccCTGCGGGATTCGATCCCAAGACCTCTGGCCTCGTGCACAATTACTTTGCCAACCCACCTGCGCAACATATGTGACTCAGTATAGGATGtcttccttttgaactatcacgtcgtggaggggcctttggtccaggttggtaacaccaaccgggaccaaagggtcctttagtccgggttggtgttaccaaccgggactaaagggttgGGCTCTTTAGTCccagttggagccaccaactggGACTAAAGATAGATTtttagtccgggttggtggctccaaccgggactaaagagcCCTTTCGTCCCCTAGcttttggaaccgggactaaagggctCTTTAGTCCTAGGTCCAATATTTGCTAGGACAAATGTAAAGGATCAAAGGctatttctgtagtagtgttagTACCGATCGgtaccggtactaaatggttttgtgcccaaaaataaagaaaaaaattcgCATCGTCGCAAGTCACGCGAATTTTTCACGCGTAAATGCGCGAGGATTCGACCTCCAGCCTCACGCGTTGCTTCCTTACCATCCCACCTATGCATTATATGTGACTGGGTGGGAGATGCTTTCCTTTTGAACCAACCTGTgaaggaccatttagtaccgggtcaagacaccgaccggtactaaatggcctcCAAGGACCGGAAATTTCTACCCGGTACTAATTTCACACATTAGTACCGGACGAAAATGCGTCCGGTACTAACATGTTGAACGAATGCtcatttttctagtagtgtatgtTATTTAGATCCTTATAATTACTTGTATGTTTTGTGATGATTTGTTCTTACCAAACCATCCAAAGAGTGAATGGATATATATTTGCTCATTATTCGTTTTTTAGCAAAGCTAATTATTCTTATAACCTAAATCGTGTAGATATAAACATCCACACAGAACCGAACTTGAAAACATCCCAATATGCTGCATTTGTAttgtgaaaaatataaaataatataatataatagtgCAATTATCCAACCCTATTTATTTGATCCGCTTCCATGAACTGACCGCGgtgcaaataaaattatttcaTTTAATCCACGCTAGCTGCTGATGCGTGCAGTCGCTGTGCATTTGGTTGGTCGCCGTTGCCTATAACTAACAAGCCAAAGAATGGACCTAGCAAGAACCAAGTCAAGTCAAGTCAATTATTCTCGGGTGCTCGTCTTCTGCACTAGACACTAGCtagtacattttttttttgaaaagggaaCACTAGCTAGTACATAACAAGAACGACAGAGCCCAATGCCCGGTAAGTTCCTTCAGGAAACCGTGTCCACATCGATCGCATGTGCAGTATACATAAGGAAGCAAGGGTGCTGGTTCTACACATCTCCTTGCATTGCCTCACCGCCGGCTGCGGCGGGTTTGCTTCCAGAACCCCTGTTGGAATGcttcctccagcgccgccgaaTAGTAAGCATTATATTTCTTTTATGGGCTCTCGTTCATCATATTTTGTCTGGCTTTCAGAATTCTCCAAAGATTGCAAGCCATGCAGCTGATTCGGATACTATTTGTGTTTGCTTCAACATTTTGGGTAATGCCCTGTGCCGCGCTGTGCGTATGTTAGATTAGATAGGAACGAAAAAACAGGTTAGAAGCCACAATTAAAAAATAGTTTTTAGGGGCAGAAAAAGCATTATTTTAAGGATGATGCGGTACCCGCTCTTACTGGTTAACGAAGAAAATGCCAGCTCTAGATTTGGCTCGCATATTTTTAGGGTCTGTTTGAAGGGGCtacaaatagcaaaataaaaaaaaatctcaaccaccaccaccataagCCCCTCTACTATAGAGGTACAATGTTTTTGATGAAATATGCACACTTGCATCAATAGGGGTTCGAATAGCTTACCTCAAGCCTTGCGCATACCCTCCACTCCACCAAATTACAGTGACTTTATGAGGTATGTTATTCTATTGTATTAAATCTAAAATCGATTTATAGGAGCGGCGACGCCATCATCTGCCCTAGAAATCCGTTTCCAGGGTGGGTGAAGCCACCACTCACtcctgaaaatatatttttattttattcaaaaaatttgaatctttaatataacaaacaaaattaaaaaagTGAAACTTCCACTCTATAGTTATTGTAAACTATAGATATAGAAAATATATCAaatatatttcagtgtatataaagATTAAGATTGTGTAAACCTAAAAGTATGACTTGAGTTGTATAAGATATTATATAGTCGTAGCCATATTTGAATTATAACCCTTCTACTTGTTTAAATTATAATCTTCTCAATCAAATTCAACCAATATTCATCCAATTACATAATTTTCATCCTACAACCTGGTGATTTGTATAAACTTGTTGAAATTAATCTATACCTTTAGAATCCATGTAATTCTTTTCTATGTTTTTGAAAATTAATATTAGAAACTATTTAAAATTCGTAATGAATTAATAAACTACATTTGTGCTCATAGAGTTTGCCATTACACCATAGCAGAGGTctaatttacaaaaaaaatatgtgaTATTTTGCATATTATATTAGTTGTCAAAACAATTCCTAACCTAAAGATGAAATTTAGTATTTGAATCACTATTGGTCTAGTATATTGTTTTAATTCTTAATTTATGTAAAACACACAAATGAATTTTGTTAGAAATATGTTTGTTAGTGATCAATTAGCCAACTAATGACGTCACTAGAGTTAGTAATGGCGATCAGACACAATCATTCGGATGCTCCCAAATGCGTGTCATTCAACCTTTTtgacatgtatatatatgtaatcAAAGCTCTGATCAATATAAGGATGAATGATTCACATCTGTGATGTCTCCCTTACTGTCTCGCTCATTAATTTTACTTTCAATACATTAGCAGCAGGCTCTTTGAGTGATTGGTGCGAGAACAAAGCAACTCGGTCAGAGTTGGacaagtttgacttaggacaaaacaAATGTGACACTAAAAATAGAGGGAGTAACTGATTAGCACTTATGTTATTGCAGGATTCTAAAGAAAATCCATATATCTAGATATGAAGTAGGTCACTCAAGGCTGCCTTGTTACATTCACCATTCAGAAGCTGAACTTTCACTTCTGTTGGATCTTGCTGATGGAACAGAAAGAATATTTGAAGTCCTGATAGTTGGAGATCTTTCAGGTACTTCCTGTGTCAAAAATGAATTTGCTAAAATTTGTTGTCTGTCTAATTAATTTATGTCTCTCACTTGTATTTATCTAGGCATATAATTAAGCTCTGAATTTACGCAAGGTTTGCTCGCCATGGAGACTATCACAGTTGGACAGCTTCTCTTTCTTCTAATTATTTGCAGTACACACGTTGTCCTTGGCTCCTTTAATGGCAATGAGACAGATCGGCTATCATTGGTTGAATTCAAGAAGGCAATCACTCGTGATCCACAGCAAGTCATGTTGTCCTGGAATGACAGCACTCACTTCTGCAGTTGGGAAGGGGTCTTGTGCCGTGTGAAGAATCCACATCGTGTCACTTCCCTTAACCTCAGTGGTCGTGGCTTAGTAGGGAACATTTCTCCATCAATAGGAAATTTAACATTCTTAAGATATCTATTACTTCCAGATAATGGGTTCATGGGACAAATTCCTCCACCTCTAGGTCATTTGCGTCGCATCCAGCATATATACTTGAGTAATAACACACTCCAAGGGGAGATACCTGATTTCACAAACTGTTCAAGTCTCAAGGGGATATGGCTGGCTGGCAATCGCCTCGTGGGACAAATGCCTACATATGCTAATTTGCCTCCTCTCCTTGAGAAGTTGGAGATTTCCCGTAATAATCTTACTGGAATAATTCCACCTTCCATTTCTAATATTACGGCATTAATTGGACTCAATATCGGGAGTAATAATATTGATGGAGAAATCCCAAGTGAAATTGGGAAGTTTCCAATGCTACAAGTCTTTCTCTCTTCAGGGAATAAGCTGTCAGGAAGGTTTCAACCAGCCATCCTTAATTTATCTTCTCTTGTAAGACTCTATCTTGCCTCCAATTATCTTAATGGAGAGTTGCCGTCCAATCTTGGTACTTCATTACCCAATCTACAAACGTTCGGTTTATATAACAACCTCTTTAAAGGGCATTTCCCAATTTCATTGGTAAATGCGTCTAAGCTATTCTTGCTCGACATGTCAAAGAATAATTTCACTGGGGTGGTCCCTAGTTCTATTGGCAAACTGAAGGAACTGTCCTTGTTAAATCTTGAATACAATCAATTCCTTGCACATGACAAGCGAGACTGGGATTTCATGTATAGCCTATTCAATTGCACAAAGTTACAAATATTGTCATTACAGACGAATCAGCTTGAAGGAAAGATACCAATTTCTTTTGGCAACCTTTCTGTGTGGCTTCAGTACTTGCTTCTTGGAAGCAACAAAATATCGGGGGATTTTCCTACTGGTATAGAAAACCTTCGCAACCTGATAgctcttggattggagggaaATCAGTTTACAGGTCCCATTCCAGAAAGGCTAGGAACCCTAAACAAATTGCAGAGATTATCTTTATTCAACAATATCTTTACAGGCAGTATTCCGCCCTCCCTCTCAAACTTATCTCGACTGGAAGAGCTCTTTCTAAACTCCAACAAGTTGGATGGAAAGATCCCCCCAAGCCTGGGAAACCTCAAAGTCCTCGAATTACTTGAAATTTCCACCAACAATCTTCACGGTAGCATACCAAAGGAGATTTTCGGCATTCCTACAACAGTACAGATCGGGTTATCTTCCAATAGCCTAAGCGGACCACTTCCTCTTGAAATAGGCAATGCCATGCAACTACAATATCTGTATCTTTCAACAAATAACCTGTCCAGCACTATCCCTGACGCATTAGGCAACTGTGAAAGTTTGGAAGACATTGAGTTGGGTCAGAATTTTTTTGCTGGCAGCATTCCAGCATCATTAGGTAACATACGCAACTTGCAAGTACTCAATATGTCTCGCAATCAATTATCAGGATCTATACCAAAGTCTTTCGGTGATCTACAATTTCTTGAGCAACTAGATTTGTCATTCAACCATCTTGAGGGTGAAGTCCCAAAAAATGGTATATTTAGGAACGCAACTGCTATACTCATCGATGGAAATAAGTGGTTTTGTGGTGGGCCAGAAGTGCTACACCTACCAGCATGTTCTATTACACATACAAGTTTTGCAACTAAGAAAAAAGGTTTGATAGTGCTAAAAGTAATGATCCCATTAGCCAGCATTGTGTCACTTGTTGCAGTCATTGCAGTTCTCTCGCTATTGTACAAGAAAAGACAAAAGAGAAAATTTATGACCATCCCTTCTTTTGGGAGGAGTTTTCCCAAGGTTTCCTATAATGTTCTTGCCAGAGCAACTGATGGGTTCTCAGCATCAAATTTAATTGGCAGTGGAAAATATAGTTCTGTATACAAAGGTGAGTGTTTTCAAGATGGAAATGTGGTTGCTATCAAAGTTTTCAGCCTACACACAAGAGGGGCACAAAAGAGCTTCGTAGCAGAATGCAATGCTTTGAGAAATTTAAGGCACCGCAATCTAGTTCCTATCCTTACTGCATGCTCAAGTATTGATTCAGAAGGAAATGATTTCAAAGCTCTAATATACGAATTCATGCCTAGAGGGGACTTACACAAAGTGCTATATTCAAATGGAGGTGATGAAAACTCTTCAAATTTAAACCACATTACGCTAGGTGAAAGGTTAAGCATTGTTGTGGATGTAGCAGATGCATTGGAGTATCTCCACCATAGTAACCAGGGGAGTATGGTTCATTGCGATTTGAAGCCAAGCAACATTCTTCTGGATGAGAACAAGACGGCTCATGTTGGAGACTTTGGACTTGCAAGGTTCAAAGTTGACCCAACAGCATTATCTCTTGGTAATTCAAACTCAACCTCTTCAATTGCAATAAAAGGAACcgttggatatgttgcacctggTAATGACAATTTTATCTCATCTATTCTTGCTTCATTTCCTGTTGACATTTGTTTGATCATGTACATGTGAATTGAGACTCTAGTTGTCTGCCATCTACAGAATATGCAGGGGGTGGCGAAGTCTCGACTGCAGCAGATGTTTACAGCTTCGGAGTTGTTCTCCTCGAAATATTCATTCGAAAGAGGCCAACGGATGACATGTTCAAGGACGGACTGAGTATTGTAAGTTTTACAGAGATGAACTTCCCTGACAGGGTATTGGAGATTGTTGATCCTCAGCTGCTACAAGAATTGATCCTTGGTCAAGAAACTCAAAAAGCCATAGATGAAAAAGATGTTCAGTGTCTGACTTCTATGCTAAACATTGGGCTGTGTTGCACAAAGACATCCCCGAGTGAACGCAACAGCATGCAAGAGGTGGCTGCAAAGCTGCATGGTATCAAGGATGCGTATCTCAGGGTAAACTGAAGAAACGTATGGTTCAGCAATTTTAATTTAGTAAACTCTGAATAAGATGCTGAAGAACTATCAATACAATTCACACAGAATGTGTGTACTGTCAAATAATTATCCAAACTCCTTAGGATATATGCGAGTGGTTGTTTAAACTTTCAAGCTTTGTAAGATAGTATATATACttgttgaaagcatctaggcctctaattcgagttttggtaattaatgacaacggtttgtggattaacaatttcatttgagataatgagtataggttgatccacggatgaaagagatttggttatgaacgtatggagttttggagatgatgagcaaagatcgggctcaaggcaaaggtaaaatatggcttttgtattttaccggtcacaagacgtttagtggatgaaaagtgaccggatttgttggatagatagccgtactatcaagaggggttgtgtactcatgcttgacgggtctttagtgccattttactcaaaatgtctagttgcatgcatgagtgctaacggcgttttgaaaagatttgaaaaagactatgtttgagagctgactgagtaacggcggacagtccgcacccgaggggcggacagtccgcgcccgttccagagagcttgcagaggcgctggtgggctggcggacagtccggcccaggtgggcggacggtccgccactatatttcaaaattgtaccagaaagggtgtctctctggtgggcttcaaagttgaacggcggacagtccacccatggggtgcggacagtccgctggcTATTCttagatttgtaccagagaggttgtttctctggtttgggctgaaaagtgaacTACGGACGATCCGCCCtaggggcgcggacggtccgcaggctaattcgagtttgtaccagagagcttgtttgtctctggtgagtcagatctcttaactgcggacggtccgcccctggggcgcggacggtccgccggggtttaacggctagttctgacacgcattaaatgcactctgactcactcgtttataactgcggacggtccggtttttgaaatgcggacggtccgtgatttcgcagaaaagagtgtaacggctagtttttggagggatgtctatatataccctttgcccggcctttgggtgtctctcttggccatttggacagcattcttgacatcatagagctaaggcatcc
This genomic interval from Panicum virgatum strain AP13 chromosome 8K, P.virgatum_v5, whole genome shotgun sequence contains the following:
- the LOC120643786 gene encoding probable LRR receptor-like serine/threonine-protein kinase At3g47570 → METITVGQLLFLLIICSTHVVLGSFNGNETDRLSLVEFKKAITRDPQQVMLSWNDSTHFCSWEGVLCRVKNPHRVTSLNLSGRGLVGNISPSIGNLTFLRYLLLPDNGFMGQIPPPLGHLRRIQHIYLSNNTLQGEIPDFTNCSSLKGIWLAGNRLVGQMPTYANLPPLLEKLEISRNNLTGIIPPSISNITALIGLNIGSNNIDGEIPSEIGKFPMLQVFLSSGNKLSGRFQPAILNLSSLVRLYLASNYLNGELPSNLGTSLPNLQTFGLYNNLFKGHFPISLVNASKLFLLDMSKNNFTGVVPSSIGKLKELSLLNLEYNQFLAHDKRDWDFMYSLFNCTKLQILSLQTNQLEGKIPISFGNLSVWLQYLLLGSNKISGDFPTGIENLRNLIALGLEGNQFTGPIPERLGTLNKLQRLSLFNNIFTGSIPPSLSNLSRLEELFLNSNKLDGKIPPSLGNLKVLELLEISTNNLHGSIPKEIFGIPTTVQIGLSSNSLSGPLPLEIGNAMQLQYLYLSTNNLSSTIPDALGNCESLEDIELGQNFFAGSIPASLGNIRNLQVLNMSRNQLSGSIPKSFGDLQFLEQLDLSFNHLEGEVPKNGIFRNATAILIDGNKWFCGGPEVLHLPACSITHTSFATKKKGLIVLKVMIPLASIVSLVAVIAVLSLLYKKRQKRKFMTIPSFGRSFPKVSYNVLARATDGFSASNLIGSGKYSSVYKGECFQDGNVVAIKVFSLHTRGAQKSFVAECNALRNLRHRNLVPILTACSSIDSEGNDFKALIYEFMPRGDLHKVLYSNGGDENSSNLNHITLGERLSIVVDVADALEYLHHSNQGSMVHCDLKPSNILLDENKTAHVGDFGLARFKVDPTALSLGNSNSTSSIAIKGTVGYVAPEYAGGGEVSTAADVYSFGVVLLEIFIRKRPTDDMFKDGLSIVSFTEMNFPDRVLEIVDPQLLQELILGQETQKAIDEKDVQCLTSMLNIGLCCTKTSPSERNSMQEVAAKLHGIKDAYLRVN